From the Butyrivibrio fibrisolvens genome, one window contains:
- a CDS encoding ATP-binding protein, with protein MALNNAQYNEIMHEYETKQLKSRAEADKRRDYVYAHVPGFKELDQMIPSISVDFEIGRLSGDNQSMDVLRQKLAAVTMRKKSLLKEAGLPEDYLEPIFECPDCKDTGYIGNEKCHCFMQRTIKLLYASSNLELLTSTNNFGRLSESYYGGDDLTHFQAAEKISKTFVKNFRTDYQNIIFYGTVGTGKTFLSICIAKELLDRGTSVIYFSSSDLFRQLSDYSFDYNSKSELENLSDYLYNCELLIIDDLGTELTNSFVIAQLFTILNERDLRHRSTIISTNLNPQEIHGRYQDRVFSRIMSHFQLLKLTGSDIRLQKAKR; from the coding sequence AATATAATGAAATAATGCACGAGTACGAAACAAAACAGCTCAAAAGCCGCGCAGAGGCAGATAAAAGACGCGACTATGTTTACGCTCATGTCCCGGGATTCAAGGAACTTGATCAGATGATTCCAAGTATCTCGGTTGATTTTGAGATAGGGAGGCTTTCAGGTGACAATCAGAGCATGGATGTTCTGAGGCAAAAGCTGGCTGCTGTCACCATGCGCAAGAAATCTCTTCTTAAGGAGGCCGGTCTTCCGGAAGACTACCTCGAACCCATTTTTGAGTGTCCTGATTGCAAGGATACCGGTTATATAGGGAATGAGAAATGTCATTGCTTCATGCAGCGCACGATAAAGCTTCTCTATGCTAGCTCCAATCTGGAACTGTTGACAAGTACCAACAACTTCGGCAGATTGTCGGAAAGCTATTATGGAGGTGATGATCTCACACATTTTCAGGCAGCGGAGAAGATCTCAAAAACCTTCGTCAAAAACTTTAGAACAGACTACCAAAATATTATTTTCTATGGTACAGTAGGTACCGGCAAGACCTTTTTGTCGATTTGTATCGCCAAGGAACTGCTTGACAGGGGCACTTCTGTGATCTATTTCAGTTCAAGTGATCTTTTCAGGCAACTTTCGGATTATTCTTTTGATTACAATTCCAAATCCGAACTTGAAAACCTTAGCGATTACCTTTACAATTGTGAATTGCTGATAATAGATGATTTAGGTACAGAACTTACAAACTCCTTTGTTATCGCACAGCTGTTTACCATCCTTAATGAAAGAGATTTACGACACAGATCTACTATCATTTCAACCAATCTCAATCCTCAGGAGATACATGGCAGATATCAGGACAGAGTATTTTCACGTATCATGAGTCATTTCCAGCTTCTTAAATTAACGGGTTCAGACATACGTCTGCAGAAAGCAAAAAGGTAA
- a CDS encoding DUF402 domain-containing protein has translation MDNPILYRKRIIPDECIKLKDDVILYHDSNMIMTSWRAFRPKDYLSYGYSCYFLDHGFKMSKFYRYDDTFSRWYFDIVSFQEGPEKGSIMVVDLLADVIVYPDHSFKVVDLDELADALNKNLITSGQMQECLENLDRLLKIIYEGKLSDLIMPLELQISRSQSASNATSKPLSL, from the coding sequence ATGGACAACCCAATTCTGTACCGTAAGCGGATAATACCAGATGAATGTATTAAATTAAAGGATGATGTCATTCTCTATCATGATTCGAACATGATCATGACATCATGGCGCGCTTTTCGCCCAAAAGATTATCTTTCTTACGGATATTCCTGTTATTTCCTTGACCATGGCTTTAAAATGAGTAAGTTCTACAGATATGACGATACCTTCTCAAGATGGTATTTTGATATAGTATCTTTTCAGGAAGGCCCCGAAAAAGGTTCTATCATGGTAGTTGATCTTCTTGCGGATGTAATCGTCTATCCTGATCACAGTTTCAAGGTCGTGGATCTTGATGAGCTTGCTGATGCTCTTAATAAAAATCTTATAACATCAGGTCAGATGCAGGAATGTCTTGAAAACCTCGATCGTCTTTTAAAAATCATCTATGAAGGTAAACTCTCTGACCTTATCATGCCTCTCGAACTTCAGATATCCAGATCCCAAAGCGCATCAAATGCTACTTCAAAACCTTTGTCACTATAA
- a CDS encoding ribose-phosphate pyrophosphokinase, translating into MPRREEKRDLETIPVGSLGVIPLKGVRKLAEQVDYYLVKWRAERENEHKGSLAFSGYERPSYLLDCDLPRFGTGEAKGVIKTSVRGDDLYILVDVVNHSLTYKLFGRENHMSPDDHYQDLKRIIAAVGGKARRITVIMPFLYESRQHKRSGRESLDCAIALQELTSMGVDNIITFDAHDPRVQNAIPLNGFETVRTTYQFIKALLRNVSGLKIDSDHMMVISPDEGGMGRAIYLASVLGLDVGMFYKRRDYTQVVDGRNPILSHEFLGSSVEGKTVIIIDDMISSGESMLDVAAELKERKAARIYVFSTFGLFTSGLEKFDEAYEKGIIDRILTTNLIYQTPELLSREWYISTDMSKYIAYIIDTLNHDASISDLLNPVERINSIITRYNNGELEEFATLKN; encoded by the coding sequence ATGCCAAGAAGAGAAGAAAAACGTGATCTGGAAACCATTCCGGTAGGTTCCCTGGGAGTTATCCCGCTTAAAGGTGTCAGGAAACTGGCTGAACAGGTAGATTATTACCTTGTTAAGTGGAGAGCTGAACGTGAGAACGAGCACAAGGGGAGTCTCGCATTCTCCGGTTATGAACGCCCTTCATACCTTCTGGATTGTGACCTTCCAAGATTCGGAACCGGTGAAGCTAAAGGTGTAATCAAGACCTCTGTACGAGGTGATGACCTTTATATTCTGGTAGATGTTGTTAACCATAGTCTGACTTATAAACTTTTTGGCAGAGAAAATCATATGTCTCCTGATGATCATTATCAGGATTTAAAGAGAATCATTGCAGCTGTTGGCGGCAAAGCACGCAGAATCACTGTGATCATGCCATTCCTCTATGAGTCTCGTCAGCACAAGAGATCGGGACGTGAATCCCTCGACTGTGCTATCGCGCTTCAGGAACTGACATCAATGGGTGTAGATAACATCATCACCTTTGATGCACATGATCCTCGTGTTCAAAACGCTATTCCGCTCAATGGATTCGAAACTGTTCGTACAACTTATCAGTTTATAAAAGCACTCCTGCGCAATGTGAGCGGCCTCAAGATTGATTCGGATCATATGATGGTAATAAGCCCAGATGAGGGAGGCATGGGCCGTGCTATATATCTGGCCAGCGTACTTGGCCTTGATGTCGGCATGTTCTACAAGCGTCGTGACTACACTCAGGTAGTTGACGGACGTAACCCGATACTGTCCCACGAATTCCTTGGTTCTTCAGTAGAAGGTAAGACAGTTATCATCATAGACGATATGATCTCTTCCGGGGAAAGCATGCTTGATGTTGCCGCAGAGCTGAAAGAGCGCAAGGCCGCCAGGATCTACGTATTCTCGACCTTTGGACTCTTCACTTCAGGACTCGAGAAGTTTGATGAAGCTTATGAGAAGGGCATCATCGACAGAATCCTGACGACCAATCTGATCTATCAGACACCGGAACTTCTCTCACGTGAATGGTACATCAGTACTGATATGAGTAAGTACATTGCTTATATCATTGATACTCTTAACCATGATGCTTCTATCAGTGATCTTCTTAATCCTGTAGAACGTATCAATTCAATTATCACTCGTTACAATAACGGAGAGTTAGAAGAGTTTGCAACACTCAAAAATTAA